The Effusibacillus lacus DNA window AAAAGGCGGTGCAAGCGGCACACAAAGCGTTTGAGGAATGGAGAAAAGTGCCCGCTTCCGAAAGGGCAGAGTATATCTACCGATTCATTGAATTGTTGGACCGGAACAAGGGTCTTCTGGGGGAAGCCCTTTGCAGGGAACAGGGCAAACCGTTGAAAGAAGCTGTTACCGAAGCGATTCGCGGAGTAAAGGAAATGAGATATGTAGCCGGAGAGGCAGCGAGGCTGGACGGCATAACTTTGCCAAGCGACAGAAAAGGCGTACTCAATCTGACCGTTCGGGTTCCGATCGGAGTGGTGGCTGCCATTACCCCGTGGAACTTCCCGGTATTAACCCCGCTTCGAAAAATCGTCCCCGCGTTAATTGCGGGATGCACCGTCGTATTTAAGCCCGCAACCAATACGCCGCTCACCGCCGTCCTGCTTATCGAGCTGTTAGAAAAAGCGGGTCTCCCGGCTGGCACTGTCAACCTGGTGGTAGGAAAAGGCAGAAAAGTCGGTGACGCTTTGGTAGGTCATCCTTTGGTAAAAGGAGTCTCTTTCACGGGATCTACTCAAGTTGGACGCAGCATTTATCAAACAGCAGCCAAGAATTTTACAAAAGTTCAACTGGAACTTGGCGGGAAAAATCCGGTGGTTGTGGCGGAGTACGGTGACTTGGAAGGCGCGGCAGACCATATCGTAGGTTCGGCATACGCCAATGCCGGCCAACGCTGTACAGCCATCAGCCGAGTGATAGTACTTGAGAAGCATGCCGATCAACTCGAACAGTATATCCTCAATAAAGTGAAGCAGTACAAAGTGGGGAACGGCATGAATCCGGAGACGCAAATAGGTCCGGTGGTGAGTCAGGATGCCCTGAACACCATTATGGAATACATTGAAAGCGCCAAAGAAGAAGGTGCCACTATTGCCCTGGGCGGCAATCGTTTGACGGGAGAAGAGTTTCAGAAAGGATACTTTTTTGAACCGACCTTGATTACAAACGTGACTCCGGAAATGCGGGTTGCGAAAGAAGAGATTTTCGGACCGGTGCTCGTTGTGATCCGTGTCAATTCGTTCGAAGAGGCGGTTCAAGTCAGCAACAACACCGAATATGGACTGACCGCATCTATTTTCACCGACCGGATGGATTGGGCACATGCTTATGTCGATGAAGTGGAGTCGGGAATGGTGCATATCAATAACGGAACCATCAGCGAAGGGCATATGCCGTTTGGCGGAGTCAAGAACTCCGGTGTCGGCCCCTATTCGATCGGAGGGACCAATAAGGACTTCTATACGGAGTTGAAGGTTGTTTACCTGCAGTACAAACAGTGAAGGAGGAGAATCATGCCAAACATTGGATTTCGAATTTTTCCGGCGGTCAGAAAAGCTTCCACTGAACTGCTAAGGCAATACCGGGACTTTGTCACTCCCCACCTGTCCGACAATATGAACCGGTTAAATGCTGTCGATGCGAGGATTCGTCCGATCCATGCAAGCGGCAAACTGGTGGGATCGGCTTTTACTGTCAAGACCAGACCTGGTGACAATCTGATGATCCACAAGGCGATTGACATGGCCGGGCCCGGGGATGTGATCGTAGTCGACGCAGGCGGAGATTTGACCAACGCCATTATCGGCGAGATTATGGTGCGGCTTGCCAAGAAGAATGGAGTCGAAGGGTTTGTCATTGACGGTGCCGTCCGGGATTACGAAGCAATCCGCGAACTGAATTATCCGGTCTACGCAAAGGGAATCATCCACCGCGGCCCTTACAAAGACGGTCCTGGCGAAATCAATGTTCCCATACAGATTGGCGGTGCGGTAGTGAACCCGGGTGACATTGTTGTAGGGGATTTGGATGGGGTTGTGGTGGTCCCGTTTGAACAGGCCGAATTTTTGATCGGGAAAGTGAAAACCACCATGGAAATGGAGAAGTCGATCCTGGATTCCATCGAGAACGGCTCCGTCGATCGCGGTTGGGTTGACGAGCTGCTGCGAAAAAAAGGGTGTGAAGGCGTTTGAAACCCAAAGTGTATATCACCAGAAAACTTCCGGAAGAGGTGGTCTCCAGAATCCGGGAGGTTTGCGAAATCAGGATGTGGGAAGAAGAAGAAGTTCCCGTACCCCGTTTTGTTCTCGAAAACGAGATTGCGAAAATCGATGGTTTATATTGTTTGTTGACCGAGACGATTGACCGGACTCTCCTTGAGAAAGCTCCGAAATTGAAAGTGGTCAGCAACATGGCGGTCGGCTACAACAACATTGAGGTTTCGGCCGCCACGGACAGGGGCATCCTAGTCACCAATACCCCGGGGGTCCTCACCGAGACGACAGCCGATCTCACCTTTGCCCTGCTGATGGCAACGGCCCGCAGGATTGTAGAGTCGTCCGGGTTTTTGAGGAGCGGACAGTGGAAGACGTGGTCGCCGATGCTACTGACCGGACAGGATATTCACGGAGCGACATTGGGGATTATCGGACTGGGCAGAATCGGGGAAGCTTTGGCGAGAAGGGCCAAAGGTTTCGACATGCGGTTACTTTATCATAACCGCAGCCGCAAACCGGATGCCGAGAATCGATTGGGTCTCGAATACACGGATATGGAGACATTGTTGCGGGAATCCGATTTTGTGTGCGTAATGACTCCTTATACACCCGAAACCCACAATCTGATCGGCAAAGCACAGTTGGCTCTGATGAAAAAAAACGCTGTTCTCATCAATACGGCCCGCGGCGGAATCGTCAACGAAGATGACTTGTACGAAGCATTGAAAAAAGGCACGATTTGGGCGGCCGGCCTGGATGTGTTCGAACAGGAACCAATTCCCTTGAATCACCCGCTCTTGACTCTTCCAAACGTGGTGACTCTTCCGCACATCGGCAGCGCGAGCGTCAAAACCCGGTTAAAAATGGCCCATCTGGCAGCCGATAACCTTCTGCAGGCATTGTCCGGCCAACGCCCGGCACATCCAGTGAATCCGGAAGTCCTAAAGCAGAATAGAAGCTTGGCGCTGCGGCAAAATTAGCAAGGGAGTTGTGGTGTATGCGGAAAATTTCCAAGGCAATCGGCAATCTGCTCAACGTTGCGATTGCCTTTTCTTTAGGAATCATGTGTATTCTCGTCTTTATCAACGTAGTGTTGCGATATGTGTTTAACTCCGGCATCACTTGGTCGGAGGAGATCGCGCCGATTTTGTTCATTTGGTTGGTGTTCCTTGGATCCATCGCGGCCCTGAAAGACAATCAGCATCTGGGAGTTGACATGTTCGTGAAGAAACTCCCGCGGGGATTGAAAAAAACCGTCTTTCTCATCAGCAGCCTGCTGGTTCTGTATTGTCTCTGGCTGCTACTTGACGGAAGTTGGAAAATCACTGTCCTGAACATGGACAGTAAAGCGCCCGCGACGGGTCTCCCGCTCTCGTTTGTGTATGGAATCGGCATCATTACAAGTATCGGAATGGGCATTATCATACTGTTCAACATCTATCAAGTCTTGACAGGCAAGAAATCGGCCGATGAATTGATGACCGTGCAGGAATCGGAAGAACTTTTGGATCCTACGATGAAACAGTAAGGCAGGGGGGAGAAAGAAATGACATTGACCGTTTTCGTTGGTGCGCTGCTGGGAGCGATGGCGCTCGGAATGCCAATCGCTTTTGCATTGCTGGTAAGCGGTGTCGCCCTGATGTTCTTCCTGGACGCATTCGACAGTCAAATCATTGCCCAAAACTTGATAAACGGGGCAAATAGCTTTCCGCTGCTGGCGATCCCGTTTTTTATCCTGGCCGGGGAATTGATGAATCTCGGAGGAATTTCCAAACGCATTGTGAATTTTGCGATGGCACTGGTCGGACATATTCGGGGGGGTCTCGGCTACGTGGCAATTATAGGAAGTGTGCTGTTCGCTGGGTTGTCCGGTTCGGCAGTGGCAGATACGGCAGCGCTCGGGGCCATTTTGATTCCCATGATGGTGAAAGCGGGCTATGACCGCAACCGGTCAAGCGGTTTGATTGCAGCGAGCGGAATCATTGCTCCCATAATTCCGCCCAGTATACCGATGATTATCTTCGGTGTAACAGCGAACGTATCGATTACCAAGCTGTTCCTCGGAGGCATCGTTCCGGGTCTCCTGATGGCGGCCGGATTGGCAATCACCTGGGCGTGGCTGGTTCGCCACGGCCACTATGACGTCTCCCCCCGCAAGTCTTTTAAAGAAATGATCAAGGCAACGGTGGATGCAATTTGGGCGCTGATCCTGCCGGTGATTATCGTCGTTGGGATGCGCGGAGGGGTGTTTACCTCGACCGAAGCGGCGGTTGTGGCTGTCTTTTACGCATTGTTTGTCGGATTCTTCGTCTACCGGGAACTGAAAGTTTCCCACATTTATGAAGTACTGGTGTCCGCAGCGAAGACCACAAGCGTTGTGATGTTCCTGGCCGCTGCGGCAATGGTGTCCGCATGGTTAATCACAATTGCCAACATTCCGGGAGAACTCACCCAGATCCTGGGGCCGTTGGTCGATAACAAGACTCTGCTCCTGTTAATGATCATGGCACTCGTGCTGGTTGTCGGCACGGCTGTCGATTTGACGCCGACGATCCTGATCCTGACCCCGGTGTTGATGCCGATTGTGCAGAAGGCCGGCATCGATCCGGTTTACTTTGGGATTCTGTTCATTCTGAACAACTGTA harbors:
- a CDS encoding 2-hydroxyacid dehydrogenase — its product is MKPKVYITRKLPEEVVSRIREVCEIRMWEEEEVPVPRFVLENEIAKIDGLYCLLTETIDRTLLEKAPKLKVVSNMAVGYNNIEVSAATDRGILVTNTPGVLTETTADLTFALLMATARRIVESSGFLRSGQWKTWSPMLLTGQDIHGATLGIIGLGRIGEALARRAKGFDMRLLYHNRSRKPDAENRLGLEYTDMETLLRESDFVCVMTPYTPETHNLIGKAQLALMKKNAVLINTARGGIVNEDDLYEALKKGTIWAAGLDVFEQEPIPLNHPLLTLPNVVTLPHIGSASVKTRLKMAHLAADNLLQALSGQRPAHPVNPEVLKQNRSLALRQN
- a CDS encoding TRAP transporter small permease, with product MRKISKAIGNLLNVAIAFSLGIMCILVFINVVLRYVFNSGITWSEEIAPILFIWLVFLGSIAALKDNQHLGVDMFVKKLPRGLKKTVFLISSLLVLYCLWLLLDGSWKITVLNMDSKAPATGLPLSFVYGIGIITSIGMGIIILFNIYQVLTGKKSADELMTVQESEELLDPTMKQ
- a CDS encoding aldehyde dehydrogenase family protein, whose translation is MQAIRANVKIYKNFINGEWVDASSKEVYQVYNPANTDETVGEFPLSTEEDVEKAVQAAHKAFEEWRKVPASERAEYIYRFIELLDRNKGLLGEALCREQGKPLKEAVTEAIRGVKEMRYVAGEAARLDGITLPSDRKGVLNLTVRVPIGVVAAITPWNFPVLTPLRKIVPALIAGCTVVFKPATNTPLTAVLLIELLEKAGLPAGTVNLVVGKGRKVGDALVGHPLVKGVSFTGSTQVGRSIYQTAAKNFTKVQLELGGKNPVVVAEYGDLEGAADHIVGSAYANAGQRCTAISRVIVLEKHADQLEQYILNKVKQYKVGNGMNPETQIGPVVSQDALNTIMEYIESAKEEGATIALGGNRLTGEEFQKGYFFEPTLITNVTPEMRVAKEEIFGPVLVVIRVNSFEEAVQVSNNTEYGLTASIFTDRMDWAHAYVDEVESGMVHINNGTISEGHMPFGGVKNSGVGPYSIGGTNKDFYTELKVVYLQYKQ
- a CDS encoding TRAP transporter large permease — its product is MTLTVFVGALLGAMALGMPIAFALLVSGVALMFFLDAFDSQIIAQNLINGANSFPLLAIPFFILAGELMNLGGISKRIVNFAMALVGHIRGGLGYVAIIGSVLFAGLSGSAVADTAALGAILIPMMVKAGYDRNRSSGLIAASGIIAPIIPPSIPMIIFGVTANVSITKLFLGGIVPGLLMAAGLAITWAWLVRHGHYDVSPRKSFKEMIKATVDAIWALILPVIIVVGMRGGVFTSTEAAVVAVFYALFVGFFVYRELKVSHIYEVLVSAAKTTSVVMFLAAAAMVSAWLITIANIPGELTQILGPLVDNKTLLLLMIMALVLVVGTAVDLTPTILILTPVLMPIVQKAGIDPVYFGILFILNNCIGLLTPPVGTVLNVACGVGKVDMVGIMRGVWPFLIVHIVILLLLVLFPEIVTVPIEFLDKK
- a CDS encoding RraA family protein, translating into MPNIGFRIFPAVRKASTELLRQYRDFVTPHLSDNMNRLNAVDARIRPIHASGKLVGSAFTVKTRPGDNLMIHKAIDMAGPGDVIVVDAGGDLTNAIIGEIMVRLAKKNGVEGFVIDGAVRDYEAIRELNYPVYAKGIIHRGPYKDGPGEINVPIQIGGAVVNPGDIVVGDLDGVVVVPFEQAEFLIGKVKTTMEMEKSILDSIENGSVDRGWVDELLRKKGCEGV